A window from Osmia lignaria lignaria isolate PbOS001 chromosome 8, iyOsmLign1, whole genome shotgun sequence encodes these proteins:
- the LOC117608950 gene encoding uncharacterized protein LOC117608950 isoform X3 has translation MYRLGYLGLLAAMAVLGDCSYNVYKKCNRSYLQMREINRLHLPLAQDMAYLPEEDYIEERVRKEEQSFDRNNRNLLPEYRSLCETVTKKVQLDDSEYEYQPPHYHEIYCKSYSLIDNIERPVNFSKQKCVEPSYHCVQRSRRLLLMRRRWDGECWEPFSKQIASGCDCMWPVSVLGDITVHY, from the exons CTCGCCGCGATGGCTGTGTTGGGAGACTGTTCGTACAATGTCTACAAGAAGTGCAACAGAAGTTACTTGCAGATGCGGGAGATTAATCGTCTACACCTACCTCTTGCTCAGGACATGGCTTATCTACCTGAAGAAGATTACATCGAGGAACGTGTACGGAAGGAAGAGCAATCCTTCGATAGAAATAATCGTAATTTATTACCG GAATATCGTAGTCTTTGCGAAACCGTTACCAAAAAAGTACAATTAGACGACTCCGAGTACGAGTACCAACCTCCGCATTATCatgaaatttattgtaaaagtTACTCTTTGATAGATAACATTGAACGTCCTGTGAATTTTTCGAAGCAG AAATGCGTGGAACCCAGTTATCATTGCGTTCAAAGAAGTAGAAGGCTATTGTTAATGCGACGACGATGGGACGGAGAGTGTTGGGAACCCTTCTCCAAACAGATAGCCAGCGGTTGTGATTGCATGTGGCCCGTATCTGTCCTCGGAGATATAACTGTTCATTACTAA
- the LOC117608950 gene encoding uncharacterized protein LOC117608950 isoform X2, translating into MASKELSTYRYQRSSRTLAAMAVLGDCSYNVYKKCNRSYLQMREINRLHLPLAQDMAYLPEEDYIEERVRKEEQSFDRNNRNLLPEYRSLCETVTKKVQLDDSEYEYQPPHYHEIYCKSYSLIDNIERPVNFSKQKCVEPSYHCVQRSRRLLLMRRRWDGECWEPFSKQIASGCDCMWPVSVLGDITVHY; encoded by the exons CTCGCCGCGATGGCTGTGTTGGGAGACTGTTCGTACAATGTCTACAAGAAGTGCAACAGAAGTTACTTGCAGATGCGGGAGATTAATCGTCTACACCTACCTCTTGCTCAGGACATGGCTTATCTACCTGAAGAAGATTACATCGAGGAACGTGTACGGAAGGAAGAGCAATCCTTCGATAGAAATAATCGTAATTTATTACCG GAATATCGTAGTCTTTGCGAAACCGTTACCAAAAAAGTACAATTAGACGACTCCGAGTACGAGTACCAACCTCCGCATTATCatgaaatttattgtaaaagtTACTCTTTGATAGATAACATTGAACGTCCTGTGAATTTTTCGAAGCAG AAATGCGTGGAACCCAGTTATCATTGCGTTCAAAGAAGTAGAAGGCTATTGTTAATGCGACGACGATGGGACGGAGAGTGTTGGGAACCCTTCTCCAAACAGATAGCCAGCGGTTGTGATTGCATGTGGCCCGTATCTGTCCTCGGAGATATAACTGTTCATTACTAA